The Ficedula albicollis isolate OC2 chromosome 5, FicAlb1.5, whole genome shotgun sequence genome includes the window TATCTGGCTGAACAGAGGAAAGGACTAGAATTAATTTAATACAAGCCACTGAAATTTGCCAGAAAATtagcaatattaaaaaagaaggcTGGagaattttctccttcattttaaGGAGCCTCACTTTAAGAAttgttaaaatgcttttatgtcAGAGATGACTAGGAAAGCACAAAATGACAGCGAAGAATATTTCTGGAGTGATCCAAGATGtctgtttttgtggttttttataGATGAGATAACTATAACAGCTACTGATGCCCGCTGGGTTGGAGCATGGTGGCTGGGCATTTTGATTTGTGCTCTGCTGAACCTTCTCGTGGCAATACCCTTTTGGTTTTTGCCCAAGTCACTTGTGAAGGAAGGTGAAACCAGTGAACCTGAAGAGGCAAGTGAAAAAAGTGTAGCACCATTGCAAGAAAACgataaaaatgaaactaaacAGACCATGTGTGAAATTGCTAAAGGCaagttaaattatattttatctcCTTCTTACTTTAGTCCTAAGGTGTGGACTCTGTGTACTTGTGTAATTAAAGATGGGCAATGTCTACTCTGTTTTGATGTGTCTGTAGTTTCAGTGCTTTGTGCAGGAATTTAGAATGGCTCCTTGCAGAGGAAAAATGGCTGATTTCATAGGTCTAGGACCTGGAGTCCTTCCTTTTACCCCCCTGCATTTCAGGTGTGTgtagatctttttttttcctgtgagatgGCTAAAGCACTGAAATCTGGTTAGGAATATTACAACTCAGTGAGCTGTGGATGAGTTGCAGATATTGGTTGCCTGTACCCCACATTCTctgtgcagaaaaacagaaactcaACATAAAATTGTGCAGAGCTTAAGTGcctcataaatatttaattactgttGAACAAAGTTGTATTTCACTCACCTTTATTCATGTTACCACTGTCGGCTTTCACATCTGTGTCTTTCAAATCTATGTATCTGTAGGAGgttatatttttccttccttatttgAAGGAAACATCCTTCACCCATTTCCTGGTTGGAAATACAAGTAGGTAAACTATGTCAAAGGCTGTGATCACATTTCCTGGTTGGAAATGCAAGTAGGTAAACTGTGTCAAAGGCTGTGATCTTCAGAGTAGTCTCCCCATTTCCTGGTTGGAAATACAAGTAGGTAAACTATGTCAAAGGCTGTGATCTTCAGAGTAGTCTCCTGATCCTGGCCTGATCAGGGCCCTCTGACAGGACCTTCGTTTTTGGAAAGTGCCTGCTATTTCCAGCTGGTCCTGAAAATTCACCATACCAAGAGTGAGTGCTTAGGTCTTGGCTGATATTGCAAGTTTATTTTGATAAACACAGCGTCCTTCTGCTATCACATAGCCTTAAATGAATCCATGGATAAATTACTGTTCTAGAGAGCAAAGGTTCCCAGCTCAGATGTGGGTCCTTAGTGCTCCAGGGTCCCTTCAGAGCTTATGTTTTCATGGCCATTCCCTCCCTGCATTGATGTGAGTGTTTGCTGTCCCTGAATATCCTGAATCTAGAACCTTTTCATGTCACAGGGGAGTTGTTGCAAGAGACTTGTGGAGGTCACCTGGTCCAACCCCTGTTCAACCACTTGCAGCCTATTGACCAGGACATACTCAGACAAATTCTTAATCACCAGGGCTTCCAAGTCAAAACTTGATGTTCTTGTAGTTAAAAATAaccttaaataaaattaataacaacAAAACTTCCTTAAGAAGCTCTGATTAAAAATGTCACTCCATCTGTAAATAATGGAGCCTATTTATAGTGTTTCTAATATTTGACtaatttttgaaagatttgCATAGAGATCTTCTTCTAATCAAGTACTTGCTTACCTCTGAAGGATATACACCCATCCTAAGTGGTGCCCACTTTCAGTGAGGCCCAGTTATTTTGTAGATGCTTCTATTTATCTGCAGAGTTTATTGACAATAGCTCAGTGTGTTAATTAATGGAGAACATTAGACAAAGAGGAATTGTGGGGCTTTTTCATGGTTCAAATGCTGACTTAATGGGCATTACACAGAGAAGACCTGTGTAAATTAGTTTCTCAGATGATTATTACTTGGCTGAAAACTGGCTGACAGAGGTTTTGAGAGGATGGTGGGAATAACTGTGGTCACAGCTCTCTTCAGGCCTCCTCTGCCTCAGCAGCAAACCCGAAATAAGTGTTCAAGTCTCTGGGGGCAGCTTGTTACATCTCTGTAGTGCATTTGCACCCCTTGTAggccagctgcaggacaggggtTTTGGTGAATGCTCTGGGAGCATGAGATCagagaaaagggaggagagatgcagcagtagctgctgctgctgctgtgatttattATCTTTTATAATGTAACAGCTGCACCGgtttgtgtgcatgtatgtgAGGGTTATCTTTGGGTAGAGAAGATGTGCCAGAGTACCCTGGGCTAAGCCTGGCTAATCTCTGGCCCATGGTGTCTGGCAAAGCACAAGATGCAGTCTGATCCTGTTCAGGACCATTtctgctcccctctctcccccacagccctgctgagaatGGGACATTGTTTTCATGAAGCGTCACACTAACTCGTGGCATTTTCATTCCAGATTTCATCCCCTTCCTCAAGGCTCTGCTTCACAACCCCGTGTACATGTTATTCATATGCATAACTGTGTTGCAGTTCAGTGCCTTTGATGGCATGATATCCTTCCTGCCCAAATATCTGGAACAGCAGTTTGGAAAATCTGCATCAGATGCCATCTTCTTAATTGGTatgtttgcattttggtttGCTCTGTTCTATCAATTAGTGATGTCTCTATCCAAGTTATCTATGTTTTTACATAGATAGATATGTATATTCATGTGTATTTACTTATCCATGCTAAGGTTAAATGCTTCTACAGGTGAGGGTTACCACACTACAAAGCATTTCTAAATGTGAATGCATTTTCTGCTAAacaactaatttattttttgtgcgCAGAATTTTTGTAATCCAATTTCCATCTTCTGGATTGGCTCAGAAAATTTAGCTGATATGAAACTAAGCCATGTGATGTTTGTGTAAAATCACTTCCAATGTGTCTTTCAGTCAGAATTTGCTTCATTAAAGTGTCAACCAGCGCAGAAGTGTCAGAGCGCATTCAGTAATCTCATCTCAAAACTGAAAGTCTGTTCCTCCTTTCTGTGATGCTCAGAGGGCATTAAGATGTATATTAATAAAGATGTGCGCTAGCTTACACTTCAGATGTGTTTCTCAGTCAGCTGGAGAGGCTGGATTGAAACCATATAATTTTTTTGAGTTGATTAATGATTTTAGTCCTACCCTGTAGCTTACTCTCCAAGCAGTTCTTACCTGCTCTTGGCTTTGGCTGAGGCTTTGGGGGTGAGAGGAGATTTGCCGAGACCCGTTTCTGGCTGTAGTTAAATTGTTCAATCACAGGCACTCTTTCAGTCTCTGCCAAACATCACCTTCCCTTGCAGCAGCTGTAGTAGCTACTTGTCTAGCTACCTTATAGTAGAGTAGCTTTGATGGTCTCCTTCATTTTAACATGGAAGTTTCCCTTGTTTGAATAGGTGTTTACAACTTACCAGTTCTGTGCGTGGGGTATTTTTCTGGCGGCTTATTCATGAAGAAATTCAAGATAACTATCTATCAGGCTGCCAACATAGCATTTTGGGTATCTTTACTGGAATACCTCCTCTACTTTGCTGCCTATTGGACTGTCTGTGATACCTCACCAGTTGCTGGTCTAACAGTTTCCTATCAAGGGTATGTTCTTTGGGACTCAAGAGGACTTCGGTCTTCAGACACCAGGATGATTTTTCTTGTCAAGAATCAGGCAGGAGCTCCATTTCAGTTCCCTATTTTAAATTCTCAAGGCTTTTTGCTTACATGAGACAGTAGGTCTGTAATCCCTGtttcaaacaataaaaatgtattaaaaagtATATCCGTGTCAAGACTCATGTGATTGCATGTCCATATTAATTCTTTTACTAATACAATTAGTAAAGTCATGTAACTGcaggtgaaaataaaaattgttggTCAAATCAGGCGCACATTAGTGCAATTCCAGAATGAGATGAAAAAATCCCCTTCTTGATCATATACTGGTTTACTCAAATTTGATTACTCTCAAGTTATTAGAGGatattttatctgcattttcttgATTTGAAGCCTGCCATTAATCACTGGgaatcataggatggtttgggtttgaaagGATCTTAATGATGCTCAATTTCCAACTTCCCtaccatggcagggacacttaAGCATTGCAAAGGGTTGCTGTGGGTATCTcattattgaaatatttattcatcTTCTAAATGTGTTTCAGAGTAGAGCAAGTTTCATATGCAGAAAATActctcctggctggctgcaaCATGGATTGTGATTGTCCGTTTAAAATATGGGACCCTGTTTGTGGGAGCAATGGAATTACTTACGTGTCACCTTGTCTTGCTGGGTGTAAATCCTCAAGAGGAACTGGAAGAAGTGTGGTAATTACTGTACTGTACCTATGGAATATAGTAGGTGACAAAGTCTTATGCGAATACAGGGTGGGGAGTATCCATGCATGTACATTTAATTGAATATATAAGGTGAAAGATTTCAACAAATTCTTTGAGTAGCACCAGAAATTTCAAACTGCATATGAAAATTAGTtgaagtttaaattaaaaaacaaagtgaatAAGAGTCCTTCTCTACTAAGAACGAAAGGAGTCTTAAATGCTTAACATGGATtgagaaattattctgaagGTATTGCCAAATGGAAACCTGAGTGCCCAAGAACATTTCAGCCAAAATGGGAGTGTATAGCATGGCCTTAATAATCACTTTTACCCTGTAGATTTAAACAAGTAAGCAGGTATTGTTGAACTTTTATCCCTAAATACAGGGGATGGCTGGATCTGTGGACTGGGGGAGAGgccacagagcagtgctgctcgTGAGTAGCAAGCTCAAGTGCAGGAGACAGTGAGATGAGTGCCACCAGTGTAGGTTTGCCACCCAGTGTGTGAGTTTGGACAATCTGTGTGATTAAAGTACTCTTTTGACAGGTATTTGAAAACTGCACCTGTGTTGCAGCCTCAGGGGCTTCATCTCAAAACATCTCTGCAACTCTGGGCCAGTGTGATGGACATGAAAATTGTGACAAGATGctccattattttttaatattgtcaTTAGTCTGCAGCTTCATTTTTTCCTTAGCAGCCATGCCTGGATACATGGTCTTGATAAGGTACGGTAAAATTTCCTTGTCTTAAGAAATCTACTGAGGTTTTAATTCTGCAGGCAATTAAAAGTGTTTTAGTTTGCAAACGAGGAAGGGCAGAGAAATCTTGTCATTTGCATGCTGTTAAGGTTTAGTGTCATGTCACCTTTGTAATCTGATGTTGCTTCTGGCAATCAGCTTTATGCTGAAGGAATGCAGGACCACTGAGTCGGGGCACTGGGATATTGATGGTGTGTGATACCCGTGTGTTTATCAGTCACAGGAACTTGATGTTGATTAAGGCACAACTACCCTGCACTTTGTGTTGACCTGGGTAAGAGGATGATACCTGGACAAGTAGCATTGCCTTTTGTGATTTAACAGTCCTGGAGATCACCTCATGAGCATAATGAACTCTTTCAATCAATTCTCTTGTTAGAATGGCTTGGGCCTAATGTGATGgagaaattgatttttaaaaaagggttaAACATCTCTTATTAATGTCACCTCTACGAATAAGTGTGCAATGCAATTCTCATACAGGTCTCTAAAGCCTGAAGAGAAGTCATTTGGAGTGGGTATCCATGGGCTGGCTTCAAGAGTATTTGGTAAGAAAATATCTAACACACTTCAGAAGAACAGTTAGTGCTGACCTAGAGTTAGAGAAGAATCACAGCAGGGCTATGGGTGTGGCACATGAGTCATTGCTTCTACGGAGTGCCTTTGATCAGGAAgcatttaggatttttttaaaattttattttacagcagcGTGACAAAGTAGAATGCTTGCAGTTTCTGTTCTGGATAATAGGCTGGTATCTTGGTTTAACCCCCAGTCAGGACCAAAGTAGTATGCATCCACTTATTCTCCTCCCACATGGAATTGGGAGAGAGTTGGGGGAAAAGGTAGAACACACAGGTTAAGAGAACAACAGTTTAGTCATGGAAgtgaagtaaaataataataggGAAAATagaaagaggaataaaacaaagagaagtGATGCAGAAGGAAATTGTTTGTGATCTGTTGACCCATACTCATCCCGCTCCCAAGCAGCAGTCGtctctccctcccccttctCTCCAGTCTGGGTGCTAAGCATGACGTTCCAGgttatggaatatccctttggccagctggggtcagctgtcctggccaaGCTCCCCCCGGtttcctgtgcagctcctcaaTGGCAGAGCACCAGGCATGGAAAATTCCTTGATGTCAGCACTCCATAACAGCAACTAAAACACcggtgtgttatcaacattattcttacattaaatccaaaacacagcactgtaccagctgctaagaagaaaattaactctattcCAGCAGAGACCAGGACATGGGACTATAtctgctgctccttggaaaGCCATTTGGCATTCCTTCACTCGTgcttcttgtttgtttattgaAGGCAGCATTGCCTGTCATTGATGGGAGCAAAGGTTGAGTTCTCAATAGGAAAAGCTGTCTGTAGCATGTGGGTGTTGTTTAACAGGCAGCAGGGGAGAAAATCTTTGGCTGAGAGTAGGTGGAtaaggaagaagagagagcaCAAGATACATAGAGGAGGAGAAAATCTTTGGCTGAGGGTAGGTGgatgaggaagaagagagagcaCAAGATACATAGAGGGTGTGGCTCGTGCTGCAAGAGGACAGTACAGATGGAAAAGGTGACAAACAGCATAGGCTCTGTGGTGTATCTGATAAACCAGGAGGAAACTGTTATTCACAAAAATGTTGCTAATATTCTTTGTAGCTGGAATTCCATCTCCCATTTATTTTGGAGCTTTGATAGACACCACTTGCTTGAAGTGGGGTACTATGACTTGTGGTGGAGAAGGAGCATGTAGGATGTATGACGTTGTCGCGTACAGGtatattttctactttattttaacttctttctTACTCTTATTGCATGCATCAGAGATGTAATTTTATGCTCTTTGTCGTCCTAGCAGACTAACTGCTCCTGTGTTAGAGATATGACACAATTTTCTTTGGCATAGGCTTTATTTATCAAGTGCAACCTTTGACACAGACATTGGAAAAAACCTTTGAACAGAAATGTTCTGGTGCCATAACATTCACTAATAACCTTTCATGAGAACAAGCCTCAAAAACACTGAATtatgataaaaataatgaaaagcagTTAGCTCATGTGGGAAAAAGTCACTGAGTGACTGCAGTATCTTGGAACAGAAAGTGCTTGAAACAGTGCTTCAATAAGATATGGTTACTCAAGTTGGTGATTGGCCCAGAGTACTGCACGTCAGGCTTTCATAGCACTTCAAGCACGGTcgtgggatttttttaaagaaaaatcttgttgAACTCATACTAATTCCTTGTAACACTGTGTAGAGGTTGATTTGGAATAATATTCGCATGAATATTTAGGAGTTTTTACCAGGTAGTTTGAGCCCTTTCAGGAATGTCTCTTTTCCCTATGGATAAAGCCATAAGAGTATCAGGTGCCTGACTTCACTGGCTAAATCATTTGCCTGAAACTGGGAGATGTAAAAGGCCATTTTGCTTCTCTGTTCTCACATTCTCATCTTCTGTGACATCCAAAAGCATCAGGGCACAAGTTTTAAGAGTGGCTTAACAAAATAA containing:
- the SLCO1A2 gene encoding solute carrier organic anion transporter family member 1A2 isoform X3 — protein: MDHGEQTQKQTPVSVKKGNMKEPGKPRAEDKICCISKLKVFLLALSLAFIGKTMSGAYMNSMYTQIEKQFNIPASLVGIINGSFEIGNLLLIAFVSYFGAKLHRPRIIALGCTILSFGCLLISLPHFLFGRYRIESSISQQENFSVVPLCLVNQNLSSLPTEKPSTECEKEPGSLLWIFVMVGNIVRGMGETPIMPLGISYLEDFAKAGNSPFYLACLHTATVIGPFLGLLLASFCAELFVDIGSVGADEITITATDARWVGAWWLGILICALLNLLVAIPFWFLPKSLVKEGETSEPEEASEKSVAPLQENDKNETKQTMCEIAKDFIPFLKALLHNPVYMLFICITVLQFSAFDGMISFLPKYLEQQFGKSASDAIFLIGVYNLPVLCVGYFSGGLFMKKFKITIYQAANIAFWVSLLEYLLYFAAYWTVCDTSPVAGLTVSYQGVEQVSYAENTLLAGCNMDCDCPFKIWDPVCGSNGITYVSPCLAGCKSSRGTGRSVVFENCTCVAASGASSQNISATLGQCDGHENCDKMLHYFLILSLVCSFIFSLAAMPGYMVLIRSLKPEEKSFGVGIHGLASRVFAGIPSPIYFGALIDTTCLKWGTMTCGGEGACRMYDVVAYRWFYLGLPAVLRGVSYIPSTLVLLILKKRLKSEKSILMNAPIEMQDKGQEAVK
- the SLCO1A2 gene encoding solute carrier organic anion transporter family member 1A2 isoform X2 translates to MDSPSVRETQKQTPVSVKKGNMKEPGKPRAEDKICCISKLKVFLLALSLAFIGKTMSGAYMNSMYTQIEKQFNIPASLVGIINGSFEIGNLLLIAFVSYFGAKLHRPRIIALGCTILSFGCLLISLPHFLFGRYRIESSISQQENFSVVPLCLVNQNLSSLPTEKPSTECEKEPGSLLWIFVMVGNIVRGMGETPIMPLGISYLEDFAKAGNSPFYLACLHTATVIGPFLGLLLASFCAELFVDIGSVGADEITITATDARWVGAWWLGILICALLNLLVAIPFWFLPKSLVKEGETSEPEEASEKSVAPLQENDKNETKQTMCEIAKDFIPFLKALLHNPVYMLFICITVLQFSAFDGMISFLPKYLEQQFGKSASDAIFLIGVYNLPVLCVGYFSGGLFMKKFKITIYQAANIAFWVSLLEYLLYFAAYWTVCDTSPVAGLTVSYQGVEQVSYAENTLLAGCNMDCDCPFKIWDPVCGSNGITYVSPCLAGCKSSRGTGRSVVFENCTCVAASGASSQNISATLGQCDGHENCDKMLHYFLILSLVCSFIFSLAAMPGYMVLIRSLKPEEKSFGVGIHGLASRVFAGIPSPIYFGALIDTTCLKWGTMTCGGEGACRMYDVVAYRWFYLGLPAVLRGVSYIPSTLVLLILKKRLKSEKSILMNAPIEMQDKGQEAVK
- the SLCO1A2 gene encoding solute carrier organic anion transporter family member 1A2 isoform X4 — encoded protein: MKEPGKPRAEDKICCISKLKVFLLALSLAFIGKTMSGAYMNSMYTQIEKQFNIPASLVGIINGSFEIGNLLLIAFVSYFGAKLHRPRIIALGCTILSFGCLLISLPHFLFGRYRIESSISQQENFSVVPLCLVNQNLSSLPTEKPSTECEKEPGSLLWIFVMVGNIVRGMGETPIMPLGISYLEDFAKAGNSPFYLACLHTATVIGPFLGLLLASFCAELFVDIGSVGADEITITATDARWVGAWWLGILICALLNLLVAIPFWFLPKSLVKEGETSEPEEASEKSVAPLQENDKNETKQTMCEIAKDFIPFLKALLHNPVYMLFICITVLQFSAFDGMISFLPKYLEQQFGKSASDAIFLIGVYNLPVLCVGYFSGGLFMKKFKITIYQAANIAFWVSLLEYLLYFAAYWTVCDTSPVAGLTVSYQGVEQVSYAENTLLAGCNMDCDCPFKIWDPVCGSNGITYVSPCLAGCKSSRGTGRSVVFENCTCVAASGASSQNISATLGQCDGHENCDKMLHYFLILSLVCSFIFSLAAMPGYMVLIRSLKPEEKSFGVGIHGLASRVFAGIPSPIYFGALIDTTCLKWGTMTCGGEGACRMYDVVAYRWFYLGLPAVLRGVSYIPSTLVLLILKKRLKSEKSILMNAPIEMQDKGQEAVK
- the SLCO1A2 gene encoding solute carrier organic anion transporter family member 1A2 isoform X1 — translated: MSKFKCAISVISCRNLFKTTQKQTPVSVKKGNMKEPGKPRAEDKICCISKLKVFLLALSLAFIGKTMSGAYMNSMYTQIEKQFNIPASLVGIINGSFEIGNLLLIAFVSYFGAKLHRPRIIALGCTILSFGCLLISLPHFLFGRYRIESSISQQENFSVVPLCLVNQNLSSLPTEKPSTECEKEPGSLLWIFVMVGNIVRGMGETPIMPLGISYLEDFAKAGNSPFYLACLHTATVIGPFLGLLLASFCAELFVDIGSVGADEITITATDARWVGAWWLGILICALLNLLVAIPFWFLPKSLVKEGETSEPEEASEKSVAPLQENDKNETKQTMCEIAKDFIPFLKALLHNPVYMLFICITVLQFSAFDGMISFLPKYLEQQFGKSASDAIFLIGVYNLPVLCVGYFSGGLFMKKFKITIYQAANIAFWVSLLEYLLYFAAYWTVCDTSPVAGLTVSYQGVEQVSYAENTLLAGCNMDCDCPFKIWDPVCGSNGITYVSPCLAGCKSSRGTGRSVVFENCTCVAASGASSQNISATLGQCDGHENCDKMLHYFLILSLVCSFIFSLAAMPGYMVLIRSLKPEEKSFGVGIHGLASRVFAGIPSPIYFGALIDTTCLKWGTMTCGGEGACRMYDVVAYRWFYLGLPAVLRGVSYIPSTLVLLILKKRLKSEKSILMNAPIEMQDKGQEAVK